Proteins from a genomic interval of Gammaproteobacteria bacterium:
- a CDS encoding IS30 family transposase: MGKYTQLSVTDRRRIYVYLEMGMPVSEICQKVGKHRSTVYRELNRNREPEGYFPVLAEEKRQERRKRSYLKKLQRNGILRDYVIKGLKKGWSPEQIAGRMKHQQLSFNVCHETIYQFIYASKEKELYHYLAYKKPKRRKRYGRKKQPCRYGKIRLITQRPEDIITRKRFGHWEGDTIAFSGTRERAVTTLVERKSRLVYLIKNDRKYSRGVMDKIKGKFEILPKKMCKTITFDQGSEFADYRHLEREIKCKVYYCEAHSPWQKGSNENMNGRLRWYLPRSTDIANTTQEELDQLASKMNHCPRKCIGYKTPYEMFIQQYKNDCRIWS; encoded by the coding sequence ATGGGGAAGTATACTCAATTATCAGTTACAGATCGACGTCGTATATACGTATATCTAGAAATGGGTATGCCTGTATCAGAAATCTGTCAAAAAGTAGGAAAACATAGGTCAACTGTTTACCGAGAACTAAATCGCAACCGAGAGCCAGAAGGCTATTTTCCAGTATTGGCTGAGGAAAAAAGACAAGAAAGGCGAAAGCGAAGTTATCTAAAGAAATTACAAAGGAATGGGATTTTACGAGATTATGTCATTAAGGGTTTGAAGAAAGGCTGGAGCCCAGAACAAATTGCAGGACGAATGAAGCATCAACAGCTAAGTTTCAATGTATGCCATGAAACGATTTATCAATTTATTTATGCTTCCAAAGAAAAAGAGCTATATCATTATTTAGCCTATAAAAAACCGAAGAGACGGAAGCGTTATGGTAGGAAAAAGCAGCCTTGCCGCTATGGAAAGATTAGATTAATTACGCAAAGGCCAGAGGATATAATAACAAGAAAACGCTTTGGTCATTGGGAAGGGGATACGATTGCATTTAGCGGCACAAGAGAAAGAGCAGTCACTACGCTAGTAGAACGCAAATCCAGACTGGTCTATCTGATAAAGAATGATCGCAAATATTCTCGTGGCGTTATGGATAAGATAAAAGGAAAATTTGAGATACTGCCCAAAAAGATGTGTAAAACGATTACGTTTGATCAAGGTAGTGAATTTGCGGATTACCGGCATCTTGAACGAGAAATTAAATGCAAAGTGTATTACTGTGAAGCTCATTCTCCTTGGCAAAAAGGAAGCAATGAAAATATGAATGGTCGTTTGAGATGGTATTTACCTAGGTCAACAGATATTGCCAATACTACCCAGGAGGAGCTAGATCAATTAGCCAGTAAAATG
- a CDS encoding fatty acid--CoA ligase family protein, with protein sequence MSITFLLEQFENNSNQEAMIWNGESYNYAHLHKTTLTYLTWLKNSPIKKGSVVELCSDFSPATIALLLALIQHQCILILTTSSSKEEQKHPLQLTEVEFCIQLDEHDNFFLIDKVTKTKHPLITQLRELQVPGLILFSSGSTGNPKGVVHNFAKLLEKFKKPRIAKKTICFLLFDHIGGLNTLLQTLSNGGCVITVKNRTPQHICYCIEQYKAQALPTTPTFINLFLLSAAHTQYDLSSLEIVTYSAEPMSESVLTRFNQLFPQIRLSQNYGLSEVGILNTKSKSSNSLYMKIEGENYQTRIINGMLEIKAESAMLGYLNAESPFTEDGWFKTEDKVTVEGDYLRILGRVSEIINVGGKKVYPSEIENVIRMMNGVLDVVVVSEPNQILGQIVKARIVLDDSINNIKYFHREIKEFCKNKLAPYKIPQKIEISKKFFHNERFKNVRKVTN encoded by the coding sequence ATGAGCATAACTTTTCTTTTAGAGCAATTTGAAAATAATAGTAATCAAGAAGCCATGATATGGAATGGAGAATCCTATAATTATGCACACCTACATAAAACAACTTTAACTTATTTAACCTGGTTAAAAAATAGTCCGATAAAAAAAGGCAGTGTAGTAGAGTTATGTTCAGATTTTTCACCCGCTACGATTGCTTTATTACTAGCTTTAATACAGCATCAATGTATCCTTATCCTTACAACTTCATCTTCAAAAGAAGAACAGAAACACCCTTTGCAACTAACCGAAGTTGAGTTTTGTATCCAGCTGGATGAACATGATAATTTTTTTCTAATTGACAAAGTAACAAAAACAAAACATCCATTAATTACCCAGCTTCGCGAATTACAAGTACCTGGTCTAATCCTCTTTTCTTCAGGTTCAACCGGCAATCCAAAAGGAGTGGTTCACAATTTTGCAAAACTATTAGAAAAGTTTAAAAAACCTCGTATTGCCAAAAAAACTATCTGCTTTTTATTATTTGATCACATCGGAGGACTGAATACACTTTTGCAAACCCTATCAAATGGCGGCTGTGTGATTACTGTAAAAAATCGCACCCCACAGCATATTTGTTATTGTATCGAGCAATATAAAGCTCAAGCTTTACCGACAACACCCACCTTTATTAATTTATTTTTACTAAGTGCTGCACATACCCAATATGATTTAAGTAGCCTTGAAATAGTAACTTACAGCGCTGAACCTATGTCGGAAAGTGTATTAACACGATTTAATCAACTTTTTCCTCAAATACGACTATCACAAAACTATGGTCTTTCCGAAGTTGGTATCTTAAATACCAAATCCAAATCTTCTAATTCTCTTTATATGAAAATAGAAGGAGAAAACTACCAAACTCGAATAATCAATGGAATGCTTGAAATAAAAGCAGAATCTGCAATGCTAGGATATCTTAATGCAGAAAGTCCATTTACTGAAGATGGCTGGTTTAAAACAGAAGATAAAGTAACAGTTGAGGGTGATTACTTACGTATTTTGGGACGAGTATCTGAAATCATTAATGTAGGAGGTAAAAAAGTTTATCCTTCTGAAATTGAAAATGTTATTCGAATGATGAACGGTGTTTTAGATGTTGTTGTTGTATCAGAGCCCAACCAAATACTAGGACAAATTGTAAAAGCACGCATTGTATTAGACGATTCAATAAACAATATTAAGTATTTTCATCGAGAAATAAAAGAATTTTGTAAAAATAAATTGGCGCCCTATAAAATTCCTCAAAAAATTGAGATATCCAAAAAATTTTTTCATAACGAAAGATTTAAAAATGTTCGAAAAGTAACAAACTGA
- a CDS encoding SDR family oxidoreductase codes for MSKPVTLITGTRKGIGKFLAHYYVQKGHQVIGCSKKQPEWELNNYQHFLADVSNEIDIQKMFQVVKKEYGRLDYLLNNAGIAAMNHSLLTPMSSVRNILNTNILGTFLLCCEATRLMARNKFGRIVNFTSIATPLKISGEAIYAASKASVNSLTQILAYELADIGITINAVGANPIYTDMIRNVPKEKLDAVLQRQAIKRFAEFEDITNVVDFFLLESSSFITGQIIYLGGIS; via the coding sequence ATGAGTAAACCTGTGACACTAATTACCGGCACACGTAAAGGGATAGGAAAATTTCTAGCACACTATTATGTTCAAAAAGGCCATCAAGTCATTGGTTGCAGTAAAAAGCAACCCGAATGGGAACTGAACAACTACCAACATTTTCTTGCAGATGTCAGTAACGAAATAGACATACAAAAGATGTTCCAGGTCGTTAAGAAAGAATATGGTCGTTTGGATTACCTACTTAACAATGCTGGTATTGCCGCTATGAATCATAGTTTATTAACTCCTATGAGTTCTGTTCGTAATATTTTAAATACGAATATACTAGGTACATTTTTACTTTGTTGCGAAGCAACAAGGCTTATGGCAAGAAATAAATTTGGCCGAATTGTTAATTTTACATCCATTGCAACTCCGTTGAAGATTAGTGGTGAAGCAATATATGCTGCATCTAAAGCCTCCGTTAATTCACTGACACAAATATTGGCTTATGAATTAGCTGATATTGGCATTACCATTAACGCTGTTGGTGCAAATCCTATTTATACAGACATGATTCGTAATGTACCCAAAGAAAAGCTGGATGCTGTACTACAGCGGCAAGCCATCAAACGTTTTGCTGAATTTGAAGATATTACAAATGTAGTTGATTTTTTTTTACTTGAATCAAGCTCTTTCATTACTGGACAAATAATTTATTTGGGTGGTATATCATGA
- a CDS encoding acyl carrier protein has translation MSRDKVISIIHDAIIEANVSLVNKIDLSEGESIILYAQESLLDSISLVNLIMHVERGIEEEFNRNLTLASEKAFSAKHSPFSTVGTLADYVMSEMELLHE, from the coding sequence ATGTCTAGAGATAAAGTTATTAGTATAATTCATGACGCTATAATAGAAGCTAATGTTTCATTAGTTAACAAAATTGATTTATCCGAAGGCGAAAGCATTATTTTGTATGCCCAAGAAAGTTTATTAGACTCGATATCATTAGTAAATCTAATAATGCATGTTGAACGAGGTATCGAGGAAGAGTTTAATCGAAATTTAACTCTTGCAAGTGAAAAAGCTTTTTCCGCTAAACACAGCCCTTTTTCAACTGTCGGAACTTTAGCAGATTATGTCATGAGTGAAATGGAGTTACTCCATGAGTAA
- a CDS encoding polysaccharide deacetylase family protein: MNIELALTIDDIPRNGHTIIPNSNLNVVQGLTNIFKLYKLPPVYGFANCSLAESSSGYELLQHWLETGNKLGNHTYSHLDLRNVSLEEYLNDIEKNDIFLSKISGNKDYNYCKYFRYPYLLEGETKEKYRGIKKYLNDNNYKITQVTIDFLDFAWEQPLLNCLRANNAELLDELKKLYVDTAISKLLTAHKAANEIFQRNIKHVLVVHSCLATAMFLEKVIQEYKENGVKFISLSEAIMDPVYETEINVISDIGPNFLRKIVIERKLDLLNKPTVPTKRLKEIEQYSSV; encoded by the coding sequence ATGAACATAGAATTGGCATTGACGATAGATGATATTCCAAGAAATGGCCACACTATAATCCCAAATAGTAATTTGAATGTTGTTCAAGGCTTAACGAATATTTTTAAACTATACAAACTACCTCCAGTTTATGGCTTTGCGAATTGTAGTTTAGCTGAGAGTAGTTCAGGCTATGAATTATTACAGCATTGGTTAGAAACAGGTAATAAGCTAGGTAATCATACCTATAGTCATCTTGATTTAAGAAATGTGAGCTTAGAAGAGTATTTAAATGATATTGAAAAAAATGATATTTTTCTGTCTAAGATTTCAGGTAATAAAGATTATAACTACTGTAAATATTTCCGTTACCCCTATCTACTCGAAGGTGAAACTAAAGAAAAGTATCGCGGGATAAAAAAGTATTTAAATGATAATAATTATAAAATCACCCAGGTTACGATTGATTTTCTTGACTTTGCATGGGAGCAACCACTATTAAACTGTCTTAGAGCAAATAATGCCGAACTGCTTGATGAGTTAAAAAAACTCTATGTTGATACAGCAATTAGTAAACTTCTAACAGCACACAAAGCCGCGAATGAAATATTTCAAAGAAATATTAAACATGTTTTAGTGGTTCATTCCTGCTTAGCAACAGCCATGTTTTTAGAAAAAGTTATTCAGGAATATAAAGAGAATGGCGTTAAATTTATATCATTATCTGAAGCGATAATGGATCCTGTGTATGAAACAGAGATAAATGTTATTAGCGATATTGGGCCAAATTTTTTAAGAAAAATTGTGATAGAAAGAAAGCTTGACCTGCTCAATAAGCCAACAGTGCCCACAAAACGACTAAAAGAGATAGAACAATACTCTTCTGTTTAG
- a CDS encoding 2-isopropylmalate synthase (catalyzes condensation of pyruvate and acetyl-CoA to form (R)-citramalate; functions in isoleucine synthesis; belongs to the alpha-IPM synthetase/homocitrate synthase family; it is difficult distinguishing these proteins from enzymes in that family) yields the protein MFEQNLIKRQNPLKLLPGIKILDNTLRDGEQTPGISFSYQDKLDILKALCECGVKEVEVGFPASAESERTAIKNLVSHDLPANLHGLCRLSKEDIDYASQCGLKNITLFLPGSKRYIEQNLKLNLNQLTETIKSMVSYATEKNISVKFSCENASRMDLETLINYYQAAISAGASTISFPDTSGVMTPFDTYRCVKILKQELQANISIHCHNDLGLATANTLAAAEAGAIELQVCVNGLGERAGNAALEEVVLALVSQYNYNLGIDLTKLHLLSELVYERSGLCASFNKPIFGQNVFRHESAIHATSILRGENLYEPFSPSLVGRSHEIILGKHCGLPSLEYYLTQVMNIKLSYDDTKKLLSYIKEHSEQKELIDLNKFIKKLGLSVLNAEAVC from the coding sequence ATGTTTGAACAAAATCTCATTAAACGGCAAAACCCTTTAAAACTTTTACCAGGCATCAAAATTTTAGATAATACTTTAAGAGACGGCGAGCAAACTCCCGGTATTAGCTTTTCATATCAGGATAAATTAGATATTCTAAAAGCTTTATGTGAGTGTGGTGTTAAGGAGGTTGAAGTTGGGTTTCCCGCTAGTGCTGAATCGGAAAGGACAGCCATAAAAAATCTAGTTTCCCATGATTTACCCGCCAATCTACATGGCTTATGCAGATTATCGAAAGAAGATATTGATTACGCCAGCCAATGTGGATTGAAAAATATTACTCTTTTTCTTCCAGGTTCAAAAAGATACATAGAACAAAACCTTAAGTTAAATCTCAACCAACTGACTGAAACTATTAAATCAATGGTTTCCTACGCAACTGAGAAAAATATTTCTGTTAAGTTTAGTTGTGAAAATGCTTCTCGTATGGATTTAGAAACTTTAATTAATTATTACCAAGCTGCCATCAGTGCAGGGGCTTCAACTATTTCATTTCCTGACACATCAGGTGTAATGACTCCATTTGATACTTATCGATGTGTAAAAATCTTGAAACAAGAATTACAGGCCAATATTTCTATACATTGTCACAATGATTTAGGCTTAGCAACAGCAAATACCCTTGCAGCAGCTGAAGCAGGAGCTATTGAACTTCAAGTGTGTGTTAATGGTCTTGGTGAAAGAGCTGGTAATGCTGCTCTTGAGGAAGTTGTTTTAGCTCTTGTCAGCCAATATAACTACAATCTCGGTATAGATCTTACAAAATTACACCTACTGTCTGAATTGGTTTATGAAAGATCTGGTCTTTGTGCGTCTTTTAATAAGCCAATTTTTGGCCAAAATGTTTTCAGACATGAATCTGCCATACATGCTACCAGTATCTTAAGAGGAGAAAATCTCTATGAACCTTTTTCTCCATCATTGGTAGGCAGATCTCATGAAATTATACTTGGAAAACACTGCGGATTGCCAAGTTTGGAGTATTATTTAACCCAGGTAATGAACATAAAGCTGTCATATGATGATACCAAAAAATTATTGTCTTATATTAAAGAGCATAGTGAACAAAAAGAATTGATAGATTTAAATAAATTTATAAAAAAACTAGGCTTATCTGTTCTCAATGCAGAAGCGGTATGTTAA